One region of Purpureocillium takamizusanense chromosome 4, complete sequence genomic DNA includes:
- a CDS encoding uncharacterized protein (COG:S~EggNog:ENOG503PGBG~SECRETED:SignalP(1-17~SECRETED:cutsite=ASA-QS~SECRETED:prob=0.5011)), with translation MKTTVVTIAGLAAVASAQSLCAVNCFQSVTTEHPPLDCKEANMYLCFCKGKDLQNFFAQCAYSKCASDAENAINFGVSLCKDMGVPIVPPARPSSSSTAQQPPSSAKSSTPVAATSRPASSAVETTLVTTGVASKSSSATSLPTSSHAAESSVVLPSSTKRVSTPTNGTSTQPSPTNVVVNKGVSLKTVPGALVIAGLGAAAFQML, from the exons ATGAAGACCACagtcgtcaccatcgccggcctggcggcAGTCGCGAGCGCCCAGTCTCTCTGCGCT GTCAACTGCTTTCagtcggtgacgacggagcaCCCGCCGCTGGACTGCAAGGAGGCCAACATGTACCTCTGCTTCTGCAAGGGCAAGGATCTCCAGAACTTCTTCGCCCAGTGCGCATACTCCAAGTgtgccagcgacgccgagaaTGCCATCAACTTTGGTGTCAGCCTCTGCAAAG ACATGGGAGTTCCGATtgtgccgccggcccgacCTTCG TCCTCATCCACCGCCCAACAGCCCCCGAGCTCCGCGAAGAGCAGCACCCCCGTTGCCGctacgtcgaggccggcatccaGTGCGGTGGAGACGACGCTCGTCACCACAGGTGTCGCGTCCAAgtccagctcggccacgAGTCTCCCCACCAGCTCGCACGCTGCTGAGTCTTCTGTCGtcctgccgtcgtcgaccaagCGGGTTTCGACGCCCACGAATGGCACTTCgacgcagcccagcccaacaAACGTCGTGGTCAACAAG GGTGTGAGCCTAAAGACTGTTCCGGGAGCTCTCGTCATTGCTGGTCTTGGCGCTGCCGCGTTCCAGATGCTCTGA
- a CDS encoding uncharacterized protein (COG:H~EggNog:ENOG503NW2D), translated as MVQVILPALIPDIRRVYDIYFAAFESDPMGRLMLKILFPSILDDGFREAHAAGTLQYWHSSDSQYTLKCVDTDTGDIIGMGLGDLYLRERTPEERRNLGVPWLQGEQRERAEKILNPLWEVRERLFGGRPYIYVHVIAVDPKHQGRKAGALLVQWGIQMGELAGLPVYFESSPSTVNLYKKMGFEVLPEKIVHKAEVLGTESDIEVPLMVKLPSSAKGMTFDQWRRQQGDMEGVSSSGLPAPSTNVTTDGVVQHAPQIVA; from the exons ATGGTTCAAGTCATTCTGCCCGCGCTGATTCCCGACATCCGCCGCGTCTATGACATCTATTTCGCGGCTTTCGAGAGCGACCCCATGGGCCGCCTGATGCTCAAGATCCTGTTCCCGagcatcctcgacgacggcttccgGGAGGCCCACGCGGCCGGCACGCTGCAGTACTGgcacagcagcgacagccaGTACACCCTGAAGTGTGTCGACACGGACACGGGCGACATCATCGGCATGGGGCTCGGCGATCTCTACCTGAGAGAGCGGACCCCAGAAGAGCGGCGGAACCTTGGCGTGCCCTGGTTgcagggcgagcagcgcgagcgagcCGAGAAAATCCTCAACCCCCTGTGGGAGGTGCGAGAGAGGCTCTTTGGCGGCCGACCATACATCT ACGTCCACGTTATCGCAGTCGACCCCAAGCACCAAGGGCGCAAGGCCGGGGCTCTCTTGGTGCAGTGGGGCATTCAGATGGGCGAACTGGCGGGCCTGCCCGTATACTTCgagtcctcgccgtcgacggtgaATCTGTACAAGAAGATGGGGTTCGAGGTCCTGCCCGAGAAGATCGTCCACAAAGCCGAGGTCCTGGGGACCGAGTCGGACATCGAGGTGCCCCTGATGGTGAAATTGCCCTCGTCCGCAAAGGGAATGACCTTTGACCAGTGGCGTCGCCAACAAGGGGACATGGAGGgggtcagcagcagcggcctgccAGCCCCGAGCACAAACGTGACGACGGATGGTGTTGTGCAGCATGCACCGCAAATTGTGGCTTAA
- a CDS encoding uncharacterized protein (COG:C~EggNog:ENOG503P0G9) — MLAKATLYAKLASYMLFVLWGELRRSVRTALVQRRIRRRPSSAASTPRTRNIVIVGANFSGHHVAYILTSSLPPDSPYRVVVIEPNSHFQFTWVLPRLCVVKGHEHKAFIPYGGLVRDNPEGVLRWVTDRVASVTEKAVHLANSGEDVPYDILVIATGSGVDKGLPSRVNATDKLAGMKLIQELQQRIELAETVVVVGGGAAGVEIATDAKHLYPKKNVILVHSRDAVMHRFGRGLQNSALEALQTLGVEVILNERVNEGGRESGAIVLRSGRKVLCDLVIDCTGQKPSSQVIESLVPTAISPNGHIKVKDTLQIDAANVPNVYACGDVADTHTPNPNARSAMRQATVVAENILLVTQGQEPKHKYTNLWADGVIKLTLGLDRSITHLGDGKSELLFKGKETDEALMSAMCWSRMGQKPFEDPYMAKAETETTSLSV, encoded by the exons ATGCTGGCCAAAGCTACACTCTACGCCAAGCTTGCGAGCTACATGCTCTTTGTACTCTGGGGTGAACTTCGACGTTCAGTAAGAACTGCCCTGGTACAACGTCGAatccgtcgccgaccttCTTCGGCAGCGTCTACGCCCAGGACTCGCAATATTGTGATTGTGGGCGCCAACTTCTCGGGGCACCACGTTGCGTACATCCTGACAAGCAGTCTGCCCCCGGACAGCCCCTATCGGGTTGTGGTCATTGAGCCAAACTCTCATTTTCAGTTCACCTGGGTTCTACCAAGACTATGCGTCGTCAAGGGTCATGAGCACAAGGCCTTTATCCCCTACGGAGGACTCGTGCGAGACAACCCGGAGGGCGTGCTGCGATGGGTCACAGACCGCGTGGCGAGCGTGACTGAAAAGGCTGTTCACCTAGCAAACAGTGGCGAGGATGTTCCTTacgacatcctcgtcatTGCGACGGGGTCTGGTGTAGACAAAGGCCTGCCCTCTCGCGTCAACGCAACCGACAAACTTGCTGGGATGAAGCTCATACAGGAGCTGCAGCAAAGGATCGAACTGGCCGagaccgtcgtcgtcgtcggaggcGGTGCTGCAGGCGTTGAGATCGCCACTGACGCGAAGCATCTTTACCCAAAGAAGAACGTCATTCTTGTCCACTCtcgcgacgccgtcatgcATCGATTCGGTAGAGGCTTGCAAAATTCGGCTTTAGAAGCGCTGCAAACACTCGGAGTTGAGGTCATCCTCAACGAGCGCGTCAACGAGGGAGGACGGGAgagcggcgccatcgtcctgCGATCCGGGCGCAAAGTTTTATGCGATCTGGTT ATTGATTGCACGGGACAGAAGCCGTCGTCCCAAGTCATCGAGAGCTTAGTCCCGACTGCCATCTCGCCAAACGGTCACATCAAGGTCAAAGACACTCTGCAAATTGATGCGGCAAATGTGCCAAACGTCTACGCCTGTGGCGACGTTGCCGACACGCACACGCCCAATCCTAATGCCCGTTCCGCGATGCGTCAGGCTACGGTAGTTGCGGAAAACATTTTGCTCGTCACACAGGGACAGGAGCCCAAGCACAAATACACCAACCTATGGGCTGATGGTGTCATCAAACTTACACTGGGACTA GATCGGTCGATCACACATCTGGGGGATGGGAAATCGGAGCTCCTATTCAAGGGAAAGGAGACTGATGAGGCCCTGATGTCGGCCATGTGCTGGTCGCGAATGGGTCAGAAGCCTTTTGAAGACCCTTACATGGCCAAAGCGGAGACTGAAACGACGTCACTATCGGTATGA
- a CDS encoding uncharacterized protein (EggNog:ENOG503P4FJ~COG:S) has protein sequence MANTSASTSAAANHPPGGRGVDVLVASTVPDASIPRDQTSRESTSAAVVVAAPGGDVVLVVGKRRARIQVFSVVLRNSSRVFEAMLRPEFAEGAKLFLNTHGSAPVDIELPEDDPDAMGKLCKMLHCTADAGASPGGAQSLLDLARAADKYDLVSRVVFPATQWLTELMKRPAVRDAELLLGLMAAYTLKHATGFANLSRALMMQHAGSWCDLLKGLPDVDGLAHELLVALEEARSYIHACVCETVNNLAMMSAINSCLCTLEKPDIVNRWFLGLGGSQFLTINLTTLQTLSIVHLSRDVYHLSHLGSDHLSGLRHVCGRNPRPLLTEVVYGIVAKKLASFKGLCLRCFDRKNRYVGATGGCRLAH, from the exons aTGGCAAACACCTCTGCGTCCacaagcgccgccgcgaatCATCCACCGGGGGGGCGCGGTGTCGACGTCCTAGTTGCCTCCACAGTGCCCGATGCGAGCATCCCACGTGACCAGACCAGCCGGGAGAGcacgtccgccgccgtcgtcgtcgctgcgccAGGGGGCGAcgtggtgctcgtcgtcgggaaGCGGCGCGCCCGCATCCAGGTCTTCTCCGTGGTGCTCCGCAACTCGTCGCGCGTCTTCGAGGCTATGCTGCGCCCCGAGTTCGCCGAGGGGGCCAAGCTCTTCCTCAACACGCACGGcagcgcgcccgtcgacaTCGAGCTCCCCGAGGACGACCCCGACGCCATGGGCAAGCTCTGCAAGAtgctgcactgcaccgccgacgcgggcgcgagccccggcggcgcgcagagcctgctcgacctggcgagggcggcggacaaGTACGACCTGGTCAGCAGGGTCGTGTTCCCCGCGACGCAGTGGCTCACGGAGCTGATGAAGCGCCCTGCGGTGCGGGAtgcggagctgctgctgggacTGATGGCGGCGTACACCCTGAAGCATGCGACGGGCTTCGCCAACTTGAGTCGCGCGCTGATGATGCAGCATGCGGGCTCATGGTGCGACTTGCTCAAGGGCTtgcccgacgtcgacggcttgGCCCACGAGCTCCTAG TGGCACTCGAAGAGGCTCGGTCCTACATCCACGCATGCGTCTGCGAGACGGTCAACAACCTCGCCATGATGTCCGCCATCAACTCGTGCCTCTGTACTCTCGAAAAGCCCGACATTGTCAACAGGTGGttcctcgggctcggcgggaGCCAGTTCCTCACCATAAACCTCACCACCCTGCAGACGCTCAGCATCGTGCACCTCAGCCGGGACGTCTACCACCTCTCGCACCTGGGGTCCGACCACCTGTCCGGCCTGCGACACGTCTGCGGTAGAAACCCCAGGCCGCTGCTGACCGAGGTCGTGTACGGCATCGTCGCAAAGAAGCTGGCCTCGTTCAAGGGGCTGTGCCTCCGCTGCTTCGACCGCAAGAATAGGTATGtcggcgccacgggcggATGCCGGCTGGCCCATTGA